The Trichoderma atroviride chromosome 5, complete sequence genome contains a region encoding:
- a CDS encoding uncharacterized protein (EggNog:ENOG41): MTGHIAEEEEDGSSAAATVESPQRAQEEEHTEQQYVPEIPIEAQRANFGLLCAAHNPGGQCVNPAVIPCQICQLVAYCTEECMRKDAERHSGECPPPTEPPSRSEPTSEIPDDPVQDEGFFWANYAATDVLNLAANEGIEFDGFLRILLSGTFGLRHLIYSIVAMPETACPYLEVAISELEVPHLYRTFLSLLILRKGEEINMDPYEVADLVTHVWYSFKWPHHVVAFFKNHLAADFEPFTGGRESHVSLGIDPIIKFLYPSDTLALCVGFSLLAWRAMKIFLDDTINQKPMNLESTNQESTNQESTNQESTNQESILRDREKDVEAYGEPLENAFARMSPSRVAGLVKWRQTGLMLAYGDSGLPHAQLNPMFYCSRPESFTCEPLSEWPMNEILDYTPYAAEADVYGKMVAYVREMLVKFQLRLKRRGIFVKLTNAGTVKLSGHLTKCFDREQKFDRIEAGHLFDTNAPLCFLTFSPLLRHHEENPFATLLIMTRGTFTRSDNPRTREIIADEKVKLFQPVSQSLDSIAPPVQTTDNKYSAACVHRHFALQVFDREWDMFSDRWLADPNYFNYEVMQTEDTKRGIFQTGWLGLQFKRKKYSQAAVAEPIDAEDRQDLNGRRRQQLEALDELVYHKARTLAGMEKGERYLLGYVVRVL; the protein is encoded by the exons ATGACTGGCCATatcgcagaagaagaagaagatggaagcagtgcagcagcaacggtcGAATCTCCACAAAGggcgcaagaagaagaacacaCGGAACAGCAATATGTGCCAGAAATTCCAATCGAAGCACAGCGAGCAAACTTTGGCTTGCTATGTGCCGCTCATAATCCGGGGGGACAGTGCGTGAATCCAGCGGTTATCCCGTGCCAGATATGCCAGCTTGTTGCA TACTGCACCGAAGAATGCATGAGGAAAGACGCAGAACGTCACTCTGGCGAGTGTCCTCCACCAACGGAGCCCCCGTCACGTTCCGAGCCGACAAGCGAAATCCCAGATGACCCTGTGCAAGATGAGGGGTTCTTCTGGGCCAACTATGCTGCGACTGACGTTTTGAACTTGGCGGCGAACGAGGGGATAGAGTTCGACGGCTTTTTGCGTATTCTCCTCAGTGGCA CTTTTGGCCTCCGGCATCTCATTTACTCTATTGTCGCCATGCCAGAAACTGCTTGTCCATATCTCGAGGTAGCAATATCCGAGCTGGAGGTGCCGCATCTCTATCGGACTTTTCTCTCGCTACTGATTCTGCGCAAGGGCGAAGAGATCAACATGGATCCGTACGAGGTCGCAGACTTGGTGACGCACGTGTGGTATTCGTTCAAATGGCCCCATCATGTCGTGGCCTTTTTCAAGAATCATTTAGCCGCAGATTTTGAACCATTCACCGGCGGCAGAGAAAGTCATGTTTCACTTGGAATAGATCCAATCATCAAATTTTTGTACCCTTCTGACACACTGGCCTTGTGCGTTGGCTTCAGTTTGTTAGCTTGGCGTGCCATGAAAATCTTCTTGGATGACACCATCAATCAGAAGCCCATGAATCTGGAGTCCACGAATCAGGAGTCCACGAATCAGGAGTCCACGAATCAGGAGTCCACGAATCAGGAGTCCATCCTTCGAGATAGAGAAAAGGATGTCGAGGCATATGGCGAGCCTTTGGAAAACGCCTTTGCACGAATGTCGCCATCTCGAGTGGCAGGGCTGGTGAAATGGCGGCAAACTGGCTTGATGCTGGCTTACGGCGACTCTGGACTGCCCCATGCCCAGCTGAATCC GATGTTTTACTGCAGTAGACCGGAAAGCTTCACCTGTGAGCCACTTTCCGAATGGCCAATGAATGAAATCCTGGACTACACCCCGTATGCTGCCGAAGCAGATGTATACGGAAAAATGGTGGCCTATGTCCGCGAAATGCTGGTGAAATTTCAACTGcggctgaagaggagaggaatcTTTGTAAAACTCACAAACGCCGGCACAGTGAAGTTGAGTGGGCATTTGACAAAGTGTTTTGATAGAGAGCAAAAATTCGATCGGATAGAG GCTGGACACCTCTTCGATACAAACGCCCCGTTGTGTTTCTTGACGTTCTCCCCTCTGCTTCGGCACCACGAAGAGAATCCGTTTGCTACCTTGTTAATCATGACACGGGGAACCTTTACTCGGTCAGATAATCCGCGCACCAGAGAAATAATAGCTGATGAAAAAGTCAAGTTATTTCAGCCCGTCTCTCAGTCTCTAGACTCAATAGCACCGCCGGTGCAGACTACTGATAACAAGTACAGTGCCGCCTGTGTACATCGGCATTTTGCTCTTCAAGTATTTGACCGAGAGTGGGACATGTTTTCCGATCG CTGGTTGGCTGATCCAAACTATTTCAATTACGAAGTCATGCAAACAGAGGATACGAAACGCGGCATTTTTCAAACCGGTTGGCTGGGCCTGCAGttcaaaagaaaaaaatacagTCAAGCCGCGGTGGCAGAACCGATTGATGCCGAGGACCGGCAAGATCTTAacggaagaagacgccagcAACTTGAGGcgctggatgagctggtCTACCACAAGGCCAGAACGTTGGCTGGAATGGAAAAAGGTGAAAGATATCTCTTGGGATATGTGGTCAGAGTACTGTGA